A genomic stretch from Pararhizobium sp. IMCC21322 includes:
- the lptB gene encoding LPS export ABC transporter ATP-binding protein, with product MRTAGKQKGRQFSDEDGWLVAQNLAKSFRRRPVVRDVTLAVRQGEAVGLLGPNGAGKTTVFYMITGLIRPDRGAIRIDGLDVTSLPMYSRARLGIGYLPQEASIFRGLTVEDNIKAVLEIVEPDRRQRKQDLERLLAEFGIDHLRNSPSIALSGGERRRCEIARALASRPAFMLLDEPFAGIDPIAVGDIQKLVRQLTARGIGVLITDHNVRETLGLIDRAYIIHSGEVLMEGTPEDIVQSEDVRRVYLGDQFTL from the coding sequence ATCCGAACGGCAGGCAAACAAAAAGGCCGTCAATTCAGTGATGAAGATGGCTGGCTGGTGGCCCAGAATCTGGCAAAGAGCTTTCGGCGGCGACCCGTAGTTCGTGATGTCACCTTGGCTGTGCGTCAGGGTGAGGCCGTTGGACTGTTGGGTCCAAATGGTGCCGGTAAGACCACAGTTTTCTATATGATTACCGGCCTGATCCGCCCGGATCGCGGTGCAATTCGCATTGACGGTCTGGATGTGACTTCGCTGCCCATGTACAGTCGGGCGCGGCTTGGCATCGGCTATCTGCCACAGGAAGCGTCCATTTTTCGGGGCCTCACGGTGGAAGATAACATCAAAGCGGTGTTGGAGATTGTCGAGCCGGACCGACGCCAGCGCAAGCAGGACCTTGAGCGCCTGTTAGCGGAATTTGGTATTGATCATTTGCGCAACTCACCCAGTATTGCGTTATCGGGCGGCGAACGCCGCCGCTGCGAGATTGCGCGTGCTTTGGCCAGTCGCCCGGCTTTCATGTTGCTGGATGAGCCATTTGCCGGCATTGATCCCATTGCGGTGGGGGATATTCAGAAACTCGTCCGGCAACTGACGGCGCGCGGGATTGGCGTCCTGATTACCGATCACAATGTACGCGAGACCCTGGGACTGATTGACCGGGCTTACATCATCCATTCCGGGGAAGTTCTGATGGAAGGTACGCCAGAAGATATCGTCCAGAGTGAAGATGTAAGGCGCGTTTACCTTGGTGATCAATTTACTCTTTGA
- the rpoN gene encoding RNA polymerase factor sigma-54 — MSQKLAPGLRQNLTQSLVMTPQLVQAIKLLQMSHLELSGHVEDELEKNPLLERESEGDSDDPAPQAETDDWHARELTETNTDLSGPPDSDYSNLYQDDNEKALTPSQETPYDQALEGPSMLGAAVGEDMAFDATLAGTTSLRARLEDQLFLMTTNQVMRALCQYLLSQLDGAGYLQLDSAAICEQFSIDEATLEAAIALIHACEPAGIGARNLQECLELQLNDQGELDAAMRLILDNLPLLAQQDVDGLQSLTGLSDRDISRKIACIRSLNPKPGEMFEALEPESLVPDVLVRPSSAEGSDSAWHIELNSDVLPRLLVNEIYYQTVSKHAKEDEKIFLNTSLQSASGLIKALDQRARSILKVATEIVRMQDAFFLYGIEYLKPMTLKQVADAIEMHESTVSRVTSNKYISTPRGIFELKFFFSSSIAGVNGEVHSGEAVRHRIRQLIDQEVAGSILSDDALVEKLKASGIDIARRTVAKYREALGIPSSVARRRQKRTVGG, encoded by the coding sequence ATGAGTCAAAAACTCGCCCCCGGATTGCGTCAGAACCTGACTCAGTCTCTGGTCATGACGCCCCAATTGGTCCAGGCGATCAAGCTGTTGCAGATGTCGCATCTGGAATTATCGGGACATGTTGAAGATGAATTGGAAAAAAATCCACTTCTGGAGCGCGAATCCGAAGGCGATTCTGACGATCCTGCACCCCAGGCCGAGACAGATGACTGGCACGCACGGGAACTGACAGAAACCAATACCGATCTCAGCGGCCCGCCGGATTCCGACTACAGCAATCTTTATCAGGATGATAATGAAAAGGCTCTGACACCTTCGCAGGAAACCCCTTACGATCAGGCCCTTGAAGGCCCTTCCATGCTTGGGGCCGCCGTCGGCGAGGATATGGCCTTCGATGCCACACTGGCTGGCACAACCAGCTTGCGCGCACGCCTGGAAGACCAACTGTTCCTGATGACGACCAACCAGGTGATGCGGGCATTGTGTCAGTATCTGCTCAGTCAATTGGATGGCGCAGGCTATCTGCAACTCGACAGTGCTGCCATTTGCGAGCAGTTTTCAATTGATGAGGCAACACTGGAAGCGGCGATTGCACTGATTCACGCGTGCGAGCCAGCCGGCATTGGCGCGCGCAATCTGCAGGAATGCCTTGAACTGCAGTTGAACGATCAGGGTGAGCTGGACGCTGCCATGCGCCTCATACTGGATAATCTGCCGTTGCTGGCACAGCAGGATGTTGATGGCCTGCAAAGCCTCACCGGCCTGTCCGATAGAGACATCAGCCGCAAGATTGCCTGCATCCGTTCCCTCAATCCCAAACCGGGCGAGATGTTTGAAGCATTGGAGCCTGAAAGTCTGGTGCCGGATGTTCTGGTCAGGCCAAGCAGCGCCGAGGGAAGTGACAGCGCCTGGCATATTGAGCTCAACAGCGATGTCCTGCCGCGCCTTCTGGTGAATGAGATCTACTACCAGACCGTCTCAAAACACGCCAAAGAGGACGAAAAGATATTCCTGAACACCAGTCTGCAATCGGCAAGCGGCCTGATCAAGGCGCTGGATCAAAGGGCCAGAAGTATTTTGAAAGTGGCAACGGAAATTGTCCGGATGCAAGACGCTTTTTTCCTCTATGGAATTGAATATCTCAAACCCATGACCTTGAAACAGGTGGCAGACGCCATCGAAATGCATGAATCGACGGTCAGCCGCGTGACATCAAACAAATACATTTCAACGCCGCGCGGCATTTTCGAACTGAAGTTTTTCTTCTCCTCCTCCATTGCCGGCGTGAACGGTGAAGTCCATTCCGGAGAGGCTGTCAGGCACAGAATCAGGCAGTTGATTGATCAGGAAGTGGCCGGTTCCATTCTCAGTGATGACGCCCTTGTGGAAAAATTGAAGGCCTCCGGCATCGACATTGCGCGCAGAACCGTGGCAAAATACCGCGAAGCACTTGGCATACCCTCCAGCGTGGCACGTCGGCGCCAGAAGCGGACGGTTGGCGGGTAA